Sequence from the Microbacterium sp. 1.5R genome:
CAAGAAGGCCATGGAGATGGAGTCCGAGATCTTCGCGAAGACCTGGGGCATCATCCCGGTCCTCAACGGCCCGGAGATCTGGACCGTCAAGGAAGGCCTCGCCAACCTCACGCCCGAGCCCTACGTGGGTCTCGACCTCTTCGGCATCACGCCGGTGGAGAACGTGGGATACGAGAAGTAATCCATTCGGAGCCTGACTCGTCAGAGCTTCGCAGCGGGGTCGGTGGTCCATCCACCGGCCCCGCTTTTCTCTATGCTGAACGCGTGAGTGTCCAGATCGTCTTCGTGCACGGCATCCGTACGTCCGCGACGATGTGGCGGTCGCAACTCGCCTTCCTCGAGGAGCAGGGCATCGGGGCCGTCGCTGTCGACCTTCCCGGGCATGGCACCCGGATGGAGGAGGACTTCACCCTGCACGAGGCGCTCCACACCATCGACGTCGCGGTGCGCGACGCAGCGACGCGAGGTCCCGTGCTGCTCGTCGGGCACTCGATGGGCGGCCTGCTGACACTCGCCTACGTCGGCGGAGCGGAGGCACCGAGGGTCGCGGGGCTCGTCGCCGCGTCGTGCACGTCGCTCCCCCGAGGCGCCGGTCTCGCGGCGTATCGCGCGATCGCGCGCGCCGTCGATCGGCTGCCCGATCGCGGGATGTGGATCACGAAGCGCATCCTCGAAGCGACGATCCCCGAAGAGACGCGCTCCGATTTCGCCGCCGGCGGCTATGCGCTGGACACCCAGGACACGGCACTGCGAAATCTCGCCACGCTCGATCTCGCGACAGCGGTCGCCCGCATCCGCGTGCCGCTGTGGTTCGTGAACGGACAGTGGGATCAGCTGCGAGTCAACGAGGCCCTCTTCCGACGGCTCGCGCCTCACGCAGAGCTCATCGTCGTGCCGCGCACCACGCACCTCGTCACGGCGATGCGTCCGCAGATCTTCAACGCCGTCCTGCGGTTGGCCGTCGCGACCATCGAATCCGAGGCTACGGGTGAGGCAGCGGCTCCCGCGCCGGCTGCCTCGCCAGAGCCGTGAGCGCACCGCCCACGAGCGACAGCACGGCGGCTGCTGCGAACACCAGCCAGAATCCCCCGACGAGCGCGACGAGCCCCGCCCCGAGCACCGGGCCGATCAGCTGGCCGAGTGCCGCCGTGACGTAGACGATGCCGAGGTCACGGGCGTGGTCCCTCTCGCCGGGCAGCAGGTCGGCGGCGAAGGCGAGCCCGACGGTCGAGAACGCGCCGTAGCCGAGCCCCATGAGCGCGGCGGCGACCATCGTCGCCTCGAAGGTCGGCACGACGGCGATCACGACGCCGGAGGCCGCCTGCACCAGGGTCGCCAGGATCGTGAGGGAACGCCGGTTGCCCGTGCGATCGGAGAACACACCGGTGAACACCGATGCGAGCACCACGAACAGCGTGTAGACCACGATCAGGAGCAGCAGGTTGTCCTGCGCCACCGTCGTCTCCTGGTGCAGACCATGGAGCAGGAAGAAGAGGAACAGTGCGGTG
This genomic interval carries:
- a CDS encoding alpha/beta fold hydrolase, whose translation is MSVQIVFVHGIRTSATMWRSQLAFLEEQGIGAVAVDLPGHGTRMEEDFTLHEALHTIDVAVRDAATRGPVLLVGHSMGGLLTLAYVGGAEAPRVAGLVAASCTSLPRGAGLAAYRAIARAVDRLPDRGMWITKRILEATIPEETRSDFAAGGYALDTQDTALRNLATLDLATAVARIRVPLWFVNGQWDQLRVNEALFRRLAPHAELIVVPRTTHLVTAMRPQIFNAVLRLAVATIESEATGEAAAPAPAASPEP